The following are encoded together in the Nocardioides okcheonensis genome:
- a CDS encoding Vgb family protein: MAATALTVRAAALALLASPLLALTTASPAEAAVTVYPVPTSSAGLGRITTAPDGSMWFLEEDANKVGRITTSGQLQEFALPPTDSTVDGPAKGMDVGPDGSVWVTTEHGENLTRLSAAGALLNNWTFDNYDGCVGDSCPYGGEVRVDPTGTAWVTMNYGSSFIAVASPTSRPIAFTNSPECDDVLGEAADGSMWCQNGSASAQDTITRVGADANSGTTYPLPSDATYPNALAAGPVGSIWFTRSSSGTMFTSPSNGSVGYLDAASGATQIWKTGSRTAPQDLVKGPDGQMWFTNGGAAPGIGHISATGVGAISSVGNYEPTSLTFGADGAVWFTDAKNNAIVRVTTDQLATTDIDLGDGVTMIAPGTTEPPSPGAASVGTIPKVKGVTPVRRGKVVVPVKCPKGTAGGCRGRVGLELAKGGKSLGKAKAYAVKAGRKAKVTVKLSKKGLKRLRPGKVVKVRVELTAKGSTKVLAKRTIKVRRAG; encoded by the coding sequence ATGGCCGCCACTGCCCTGACCGTCCGTGCTGCCGCGCTGGCACTCCTCGCGAGCCCGCTGCTGGCCCTCACCACCGCGTCACCCGCTGAGGCCGCGGTCACGGTCTACCCCGTCCCGACGAGCAGCGCGGGCCTCGGACGCATCACGACCGCTCCGGACGGCAGCATGTGGTTCCTGGAGGAGGACGCCAACAAGGTCGGCCGGATCACCACCTCCGGCCAGCTCCAGGAATTCGCCCTGCCGCCGACCGACTCGACGGTGGACGGACCGGCCAAGGGCATGGACGTCGGACCGGACGGCTCGGTCTGGGTGACCACCGAGCACGGTGAGAACCTGACCCGCCTGTCCGCCGCGGGCGCGCTGCTGAACAACTGGACGTTCGACAACTACGACGGCTGCGTCGGCGACTCGTGTCCCTACGGCGGTGAGGTACGCGTCGACCCGACCGGCACGGCTTGGGTGACGATGAACTACGGCAGCTCGTTCATCGCTGTGGCGAGCCCAACCTCGCGGCCAATCGCCTTCACGAACTCGCCGGAGTGCGACGACGTCCTGGGCGAGGCGGCCGACGGGTCGATGTGGTGCCAGAACGGCAGCGCCTCCGCGCAGGACACGATCACCCGCGTCGGCGCCGACGCCAACAGCGGCACGACCTACCCGCTGCCCAGCGACGCGACGTACCCGAACGCGCTGGCCGCCGGCCCGGTCGGCTCGATCTGGTTCACCCGCAGCAGCAGCGGCACGATGTTCACCAGCCCGAGCAACGGCTCGGTCGGCTACCTCGACGCCGCCAGTGGTGCGACGCAGATCTGGAAGACCGGCTCGCGCACCGCGCCGCAGGACCTGGTGAAGGGGCCCGACGGCCAGATGTGGTTCACCAACGGAGGTGCCGCCCCCGGGATCGGGCACATCTCGGCGACCGGCGTGGGCGCGATCAGCTCGGTGGGCAACTACGAGCCGACCTCGCTGACCTTCGGCGCCGACGGTGCGGTCTGGTTCACCGACGCCAAGAACAACGCGATCGTCCGGGTCACGACCGACCAGCTCGCGACCACCGACATCGACCTCGGCGACGGGGTCACGATGATCGCCCCGGGCACGACCGAGCCGCCCTCGCCGGGCGCTGCGTCGGTCGGCACGATCCCGAAGGTCAAGGGCGTCACCCCGGTCCGGCGCGGCAAGGTCGTCGTGCCGGTGAAGTGCCCGAAGGGCACCGCCGGAGGCTGCCGCGGACGCGTCGGTCTCGAGCTGGCCAAGGGCGGCAAGAGCCTCGGGAAGGCCAAGGCGTACGCCGTCAAGGCGGGCCGGAAGGCCAAGGTCACGGTCAAGCTCTCGAAGAAGGGCCTGAAGCGGCTGCGCCCCGGCAAGGTCGTGAAGGTCCGCGTCGAGCTCACCGCGAAGGGCTCGACGAAGGTGCTGGCCAAGCGGACCATCAAGGTCCGCCGAGCCGGCTGA
- a CDS encoding OsmC family peroxiredoxin has translation MPTRSARTAWNGGLQDGSGQVELTSSGVGTYDVSFPKRAAEDAGGTTSPEELIAASHSSCYAMQLSALIAEAGGTPQALEVTADVSLGEDKEAGGFKLTGITLTVRGEVEGLDEAGFKDAAEKAKASCPISKALTGVDITLDAALEG, from the coding sequence ATGCCCACACGCTCCGCTCGTACTGCCTGGAACGGCGGCCTGCAGGACGGCTCCGGCCAGGTCGAGCTCACCAGCTCGGGCGTCGGGACGTACGACGTCTCGTTCCCCAAGCGGGCCGCCGAGGACGCCGGCGGGACGACCAGCCCCGAGGAGCTGATCGCTGCGTCCCACTCCTCCTGCTACGCGATGCAGCTCTCCGCGCTCATCGCCGAGGCCGGCGGCACGCCGCAGGCGCTCGAGGTGACGGCCGACGTCTCACTGGGCGAGGACAAGGAGGCCGGCGGCTTCAAGCTCACCGGCATCACCCTCACCGTCCGCGGTGAGGTCGAGGGCCTCGACGAGGCCGGCTTCAAGGACGCCGCCGAGAAGGCCAAGGCCAGCTGCCCGATCAGCAAGGCGCTCACCGGCGTCGACATCACGCTCGACGCCGCGCTCGAGGGCTGA
- a CDS encoding DNA polymerase III subunit delta', whose product MSTATRTVWEDLVGQRPVIDVLQQAAAGHGMTHAWLFTGPPGSGRSNVARAFAAALQCATGTGCGSCEACRLVSAGSHPDVTLVRSETTVLYVDDMRSLVQASAKFPSIGRWQIILVEDADRLGTPENPRTGNALLKAIEEPTPRTLWLLCAPTRADVLPTIASRSRHVTLATPTTPEVTDFLVRQGIEPVTASFAARASQGHIGRARALCTDEDARRRRREVVSLPARMTSIGAVMTAATTLAEIAKEETAAITDQTERRELESLQSIFGSERKDTSSRAYRAALSSLEKLQKQKARRRVLDVIDRALMDLVSVYRDAIALRVGAPGDLVNEEIRGDVEAVARSASAEELLRMIDAVFTAREQMLEFNVPPQLALESMATALRLPGGRS is encoded by the coding sequence GTGAGCACCGCGACGCGGACCGTCTGGGAGGACCTGGTCGGCCAGCGCCCGGTCATCGACGTCCTCCAGCAGGCCGCCGCGGGCCACGGCATGACCCACGCCTGGCTGTTCACCGGTCCGCCCGGGTCGGGTCGCTCCAACGTGGCGCGCGCCTTCGCGGCGGCGCTGCAGTGCGCGACCGGCACCGGCTGCGGCTCGTGCGAGGCGTGCCGGCTGGTGTCGGCCGGCTCGCACCCCGACGTGACGCTGGTCCGGTCGGAGACCACCGTGCTCTACGTCGACGACATGCGCTCCCTGGTGCAGGCGTCGGCGAAGTTCCCCTCGATCGGGCGCTGGCAGATCATCCTCGTAGAAGACGCCGACCGGCTCGGCACGCCGGAGAACCCCCGCACCGGCAACGCGCTGCTCAAGGCGATCGAGGAGCCCACCCCGCGCACGCTCTGGCTGCTGTGCGCCCCGACCCGCGCCGACGTGCTGCCGACCATCGCGTCGCGCTCGCGGCACGTCACCCTCGCCACCCCCACCACCCCCGAGGTCACCGACTTCCTGGTCCGCCAGGGCATCGAGCCCGTCACGGCGTCGTTCGCCGCGCGCGCCAGCCAGGGCCACATCGGCCGGGCCCGGGCCCTCTGCACCGACGAGGACGCCCGGCGCCGGCGCCGCGAGGTGGTCTCGCTGCCGGCCCGGATGACCTCGATCGGCGCCGTGATGACGGCGGCCACCACGCTCGCCGAGATCGCCAAGGAGGAGACCGCGGCGATCACCGACCAGACCGAGCGCCGTGAGCTGGAGTCCCTGCAGTCGATCTTCGGCAGCGAGCGCAAGGACACCTCGAGCCGGGCCTACAGAGCGGCGCTGTCGTCGCTGGAGAAGCTCCAGAAGCAGAAGGCCAGGCGCCGCGTCCTCGACGTCATCGACCGGGCGCTGATGGACCTGGTCTCGGTCTACCGCGACGCGATCGCGCTGCGCGTCGGAGCACCCGGTGACCTGGTCAACGAGGAGATCCGCGGCGACGTCGAGGCCGTCGCGCGCTCCGCCTCGGCGGAGGAGCTGCTGCGGATGATCGACGCGGTGTTCACCGCCCGTGAGCAGATGCTGGAGTTCAACGTCCCGCCGCAGCTGGCGCTGGAGTCGATGGCGACCGCGCTGCGGCTGCCCGGAGGTCGCTCGTGA
- the tmk gene encoding dTMP kinase yields MNPAVFSERGLFVCFEGGEGAGKSTQSRLLRDWLVERGETVLLTFEPGDTAVGKELRRIVLDPATGELSDRTEALLYAADKAEHVDHVVLPALARGEVVITDRYVDSTLAYQGAGRTLDVAEVEAVARWATADLRPHLTVVLDLEPETGLGRFEERDRIEGQSMEFHQRVRQGFLDLAAADPDHYLVLDARAPVGAIADAIRARVTLLLEQS; encoded by the coding sequence GTGAACCCAGCGGTGTTTTCCGAGCGCGGGCTCTTCGTCTGCTTCGAGGGCGGCGAGGGGGCCGGCAAGTCGACCCAGTCGCGCCTGCTGCGCGACTGGCTGGTCGAGCGGGGCGAGACCGTGCTGCTGACCTTCGAGCCCGGCGACACCGCCGTCGGCAAGGAGCTGCGCCGGATCGTCCTCGACCCGGCCACGGGCGAGCTGTCGGACCGCACCGAGGCCCTGCTCTACGCCGCCGACAAGGCCGAGCACGTCGACCACGTCGTGCTCCCGGCGCTGGCGCGCGGCGAGGTGGTGATCACCGACCGGTACGTCGACTCGACCCTGGCCTACCAGGGTGCCGGCCGCACCCTCGACGTCGCCGAGGTCGAGGCGGTCGCCCGCTGGGCCACCGCCGACCTGCGCCCCCACCTGACCGTCGTCCTCGACCTCGAGCCCGAGACCGGGCTGGGCCGCTTCGAGGAGCGCGACCGGATCGAGGGGCAGTCGATGGAGTTCCACCAGCGGGTCCGGCAGGGCTTCCTCGACCTCGCGGCGGCCGACCCCGACCACTACCTCGTCCTCGACGCCCGCGCGCCCGTCGGCGCCATCGCTGACGCGATCCGGGCGCGCGTCACGCTCCTCCTGGAGCAGTCGTGA
- a CDS encoding alpha/beta hydrolase: MKKVLALVAVLALALSAFLAVGLSLGGGSSDPSDPSGARPTPSPTTPPPASVTQPPEQGLADVYSQRIDWQPCESNDDQDCGTLTVPVDYRDPQGETIDLALLRVPARGERVGSMVVNPGGPGAPGTSYAAAAGMVFRAPLLEAYDVVGFDPRGTGRSAPVDCLSDEELDAYVAGDPTPDDPAEVADYRDSVLGFGASCRANSGPLLAHVSTIEAARDMDVLRAALGEERLTYLGASYGTKLGATYAELFPERVGRFVLDGAVDVSLDAETLSLDQAAGFETALRAYVQNCLDSTDNCFLGDTVEEGLTTITDLLASVEEQPLPAGDRELAIGNAFYGIVAPLYNRDYWFLLSTALSSALEGNGSALMDLSDLYASRGADGSYDNNSMEAIYAINCLDDPTSIPFGRVPSKIAEFEEASPTFGDVFAWGLTGCRGSQVRSSEEPLDIRGEGAAPILVLGTTRDPATPMKWAVALADQLDSGVLVERDGDGHTAYNSGNACIDTTVEDYLVDGVVPDDGTRC, from the coding sequence GTGAAGAAGGTCCTCGCGCTGGTCGCGGTGCTCGCCCTCGCCCTGTCGGCGTTCCTGGCCGTCGGCCTGTCGCTCGGGGGCGGGTCGTCCGACCCGTCGGACCCGTCCGGCGCCCGGCCCACGCCGTCGCCGACGACCCCGCCGCCGGCGTCGGTGACGCAGCCGCCCGAGCAGGGCCTCGCCGACGTCTACTCCCAGCGCATCGACTGGCAGCCCTGCGAGAGCAACGACGACCAGGACTGCGGCACCCTCACCGTGCCGGTCGACTACCGCGACCCGCAGGGCGAGACCATCGACCTCGCGCTGCTGCGCGTGCCGGCGCGCGGCGAGCGCGTCGGGTCGATGGTGGTCAACCCGGGCGGCCCCGGCGCGCCGGGGACGTCCTACGCCGCCGCGGCCGGGATGGTCTTCCGGGCGCCGCTGCTCGAGGCCTACGACGTCGTCGGCTTCGACCCGCGCGGCACCGGCCGCTCGGCGCCGGTCGACTGCCTCAGCGACGAGGAGCTCGACGCCTACGTCGCGGGCGACCCCACCCCGGACGACCCGGCCGAGGTCGCCGACTACCGCGACTCGGTGCTGGGGTTCGGGGCGTCCTGCCGGGCCAACAGCGGCCCGCTGCTCGCCCACGTCTCCACGATCGAGGCGGCGCGCGACATGGACGTGCTGCGCGCGGCGCTCGGCGAGGAGCGGCTGACCTACCTCGGCGCCTCCTACGGCACCAAGCTCGGCGCCACCTACGCCGAGCTGTTCCCGGAGCGGGTCGGGCGCTTCGTCCTCGACGGCGCCGTCGACGTCTCCCTCGACGCCGAGACGCTGTCGCTCGACCAGGCGGCCGGGTTCGAGACGGCTCTGCGCGCCTACGTCCAGAACTGCCTCGACTCCACCGACAACTGCTTCCTCGGCGACACGGTCGAGGAGGGGCTCACCACGATCACCGACCTGCTCGCCTCCGTCGAGGAGCAGCCGCTGCCCGCGGGCGACCGCGAGCTCGCAATCGGCAACGCGTTCTACGGGATCGTGGCGCCGCTCTACAACCGCGACTACTGGTTCCTGCTCAGCACCGCGCTGTCCTCCGCGCTGGAGGGCAACGGCTCGGCGCTGATGGACCTCTCCGACCTCTACGCCTCGCGCGGCGCCGACGGCAGCTACGACAACAACTCCATGGAGGCGATCTACGCGATCAACTGCCTCGACGACCCGACCTCGATCCCGTTCGGCCGGGTGCCGTCGAAGATCGCGGAGTTCGAGGAGGCCTCGCCGACCTTCGGAGACGTCTTCGCCTGGGGCCTCACCGGCTGCCGGGGCAGCCAGGTGCGCTCGAGCGAAGAGCCGCTCGACATCCGCGGCGAGGGCGCGGCACCCATCCTGGTGCTCGGCACCACCCGCGACCCGGCGACGCCGATGAAGTGGGCGGTCGCGCTGGCCGACCAGCTCGACTCCGGGGTGCTCGTCGAGCGCGACGGCGACGGCCACACGGCCTACAACTCCGGCAACGCGTGCATCGACACGACGGTCGAGGACTACCTCGTCGACGGGGTGGTCCCCGACGACGGCACCCGCTGCTGA